Part of the Limihaloglobus sulfuriphilus genome is shown below.
GAGAGATGCCTGTTCCGGCAAATAATTCTCGAACGGACTGAATGTCTCTGTTCAGAACCGCCGCGGCAAGTATATGATTCGAATTGCCGGCTAACGGCACACAGTCAAACACTGCGTCCTTTACATCAAACTCGAACCTTTGTTCCAGATCAAGCTGAACTGCCGAAGTGAAAACATCCCTGTCAGCATCGGCGTATTTTGAAACATCAACAAGAGTAGTCAATACATTTCTTGAGGAGATGCCCACTGCCGCGTTTTTAAATTTGAATCGATTCTGTTTCAGGAATGCGATGAAAGCGTCTTTTTCTTCTCCGAGCTCATCCAGGTTGACTGAAACGCGCCGGTTATACTCGGCGTATTTTATCAGCTTTGGGCCGTCGGAAGAGTCAGAAAGCTCCGCTGCTGCGATCTGATCCGGAGTTATGACTATGGAGAGTGTATTTTTTGCTCTGATTTTATTGTTCTTCAATTTAGATCTGTTTCCCATCTCTAAGATTATCCAGTATATCTTCGTCAAGCGGCCAGCCAAGATGGCTCAGGGGCTGTCTTAACAAAATTCTCGGCTCTTCCTGTGCGGTATCAATAACAACAAAATAACGCCGAAAAGCCCTGCCGTCACTGCTTGCCGCGACTATATCCGCTGAATACTGGTCAGACTTTACTGTTATGCGGCTTCCAACGCCAACTGCCTTTTCAGGCGAAAGCACTTCTGTAACCCAGAGTATTGACGATGTGTCGGAAGATTGGTCACCGGTTTTCCCTCGCCGCTGGATTATCGCATCTACATCGCTCTGTTCCAGTCCGGGCAGACAGAGCAGTACCTCAGGCGGAGCTGTGTTTATATTTATAAGGCCGTTTATACGCTTTTTATCGCCGGCTGTCAGAGAGGCTGCTATCGCGTTAAAATCATCGTAATCCATCATGCTTGTGTAAAACAGCTCTATGAGGCTGGAGTAATGATTTTTTGTGCGTATCCTGTTCATAATGGTAAAATAATCTTCACCGGCAACAGATTTTATAAGGTTTGACAGCCTGGACATATTTTTTTTGTCATTGACGTTTATAAGCTCACCGCCATCCTCCGCGACATTTTTTTGATAGGAGTAAACAGTTACATAATGGCAAAAACATGGGTCAAGAACTCCATTTCCGTTGTCATCGGGGGCCGTTTTGCCTCCGTCATTCTCGTTCCAGTCGAGCACACCATTTCGGTTCATATCCTCGCCAAAGAGAGATTCTCTGCCGCCGCCCTTAATCATAAGCACCTCTTCAACGGTTTCAAGCCGATCGTCTTTGCAGTAATAGGGCCGATCAAGCAGCAGGTAATATTCACTCTCAGCGCCGCCCTCGGTAAGATCCTGATCTGTGTCTCTCCAGTCTATTATGGAACCGGCAAGCTCGCTGCTCATCCCCGGCAGATTCAGCAGCATATCCCGCGGGGCGGAATTGATGTTTACTTTGGCGGCTTCATCAATAATGCCGAAATCATATTCCCCTCCGTTGAGGGCATTTACACGAAGCAGCCAGAAATAGGCATCTCCAACTTTAACCGCCTCGCAGAGATCATTCGGCAACGCATTTACCTGGCTC
Proteins encoded:
- a CDS encoding general secretion pathway protein GspK gives rise to the protein MSEFIRNKRNRATVLIIVIWVTLIIAALTAVFAQSVRVESIASANRIAAAQAEAAAAGAVDYVLALSGQQSQVNALPNDLCEAVKVGDAYFWLLRVNALNGGEYDFGIIDEAAKVNINSAPRDMLLNLPGMSSELAGSIIDWRDTDQDLTEGGAESEYYLLLDRPYYCKDDRLETVEEVLMIKGGGRESLFGEDMNRNGVLDWNENDGGKTAPDDNGNGVLDPCFCHYVTVYSYQKNVAEDGGELINVNDKKNMSRLSNLIKSVAGEDYFTIMNRIRTKNHYSSLIELFYTSMMDYDDFNAIAASLTAGDKKRINGLININTAPPEVLLCLPGLEQSDVDAIIQRRGKTGDQSSDTSSILWVTEVLSPEKAVGVGSRITVKSDQYSADIVAASSDGRAFRRYFVVIDTAQEEPRILLRQPLSHLGWPLDEDILDNLRDGKQI